GAGGGAGTCCATGAAGCGGCCGGAGGgcgtgcggcggcgcggcgccggcAGCGGCGGGCTGCTGCAgtgcgcgggcggccgacgcgCGCTGCTCTGTCGTGCGCGACACATGTTAGTATTGTAAGATGTGTACATTGAAAATTACACCCTgcagaaatttttatttatttttctctcatGAGGCACCGCCATTACAGCAGCAGTCATAGCTTGCGTAAAGTACGAAACGCAATACAATTTTTAAGTCGTTTAGTAAAAATCAGTTCAATGTTTCAAAAGTTGTGTGTTTAAAAAAGGATTGTTGTCTAAATATACAAACTTTGTGTGTTTGAATTTTTGTGACAAAGAAAAATGTGTGTTTTTCTCaaattcatttgtttattgtttcttCGCCAATGGGAGAAAAGTACTATGTACAAGACTTGGCCGAAATAGCAATTAACGAACTCGTTTATTTTAAAAGGGCTCTGCTTAAAAATCACAAAATCACTTAGGAAGTCGGCCAAGGCGAAGTAATGTACATACCTGCTATTTATGGAGGGTATAGGGGTATatcatttcaaaatattttgatcAACTTATGTCAAGAACCAAAATGAACATATTACCTGTCCCCCTCTCTGCAGAGGGTAGAGCCTCTCGTCGACTCGCTCCCAGCGCTCGGCGCACGTCCACAGCCACTCTGGCGTTACTACGTGCAACTTATTGCTTTTGCCTTCACCCATTTTTTTACTCGCGTTCACTTTTGCTGTGCCTACAAAGAGGGACAAGGACagagattaattatttatagggAATCAAGAAGGCGCCCCCTGGAAACACGCCAAAAGCAAGTACCGCGGGCCCTCTCCCGCGATTCGGCACATATAAGTTAACGAGAGGTTGGTGAAGGTTTGTGAatataatccatccatactaatattataaatacggaagtgtgtctgtctgtctgctagcctttcacggtccatccgttctcACTCGCTTATACATATCTCCCGgatttactcacgtgtttagtcgacgttagcccaactagtttcgaaTCCTTCCGGGGTAGGAGATTCGAAACTAAtcgggctaacgttgactaaacacgtgagtaaagccgggtgtgagatatgtataatggaaatctcacgaaagtttaaacgctaaaattatcCATTTGTAGTTACTTACCAGATCTAACCGCAACCAAATGCGTGGTTTTCTCAGTGTAGTCCTGAGTAACCTCTGCCCCTAGACTCTTAGCTACTTGGTAGGCTCTAGAAGTCTCCAATCGTTGGTGCGTCGGCACTAGACCACTAAACACTAAGCTGGATCCCGCCAGTACTTTGCTCTTCACTTCCGGTATTATGAACTTGAGATCCGGTATTTGATGCTGGCCCATACCATCGTATATGTCGTAGAATTGTCTGAAAAACGGAAACGAAAAAAATTTTCAAGAAAAAGTtgattgaaaatttaaattttcggTACATTCGGATCATAACGTATATTCTTATTGCTTAACTGCCAAAACTACAAAAACCGcgtgataatattttatagcaCTAGTGCGGTAATATTCTTGTATGTAACAAATATGGCCGCTCAACTGAACAGCTGTTTTGAACATGAATTGCCTTAttgaacaataataatattttaaagtacatacctattttggaaataaaagattatgttgtttgcctagtggttaggacgtccgcctcctaatcggaggtcgggggttcgatcctccTCTcttttttcagagttatgtgcattttaagtaattaaatatcacttgctttaacagtgaaggaaaacatcgtgaggaaacctgcatacctgagagttctccataatgatctcaaaggtgtgtgaagtctgccaatccgcattcagccagcgtggtagactatagcccaagcccttctcactctgagaggagactcgtgctcgtgctctgtagtgagccggcgatgggttgatcatgatgatgatttaattgTAATTAATAGTACAATAcgtgacaaaaaaattgtacatcgacctttagaaagagatagtgttgtctctgtcgtcgagaccgacaaaccggcacataggtatgagtgacagagataacgctctacaaagccgaagtctcattctaaaggtatgatgtacaatatttcttgccggccaCTGAAAAAAAACTCACTTGTGTATCCTTTTCAATATATCCTccaaatatattaaataatcaTCAGCGTCATCCACTTCTATCTGTCCGTCCGCAGTCTCAATCCAAACACACGGCGGAGGCTCCAAAAGCTTATCAACTtgttcactttcacttttatcaTCCAACACTTCTGGTTTATCACTTTCACTTCCCAATTTTTCACTTAAAACTATCCCATTACTACCTTCAATTGGTTTATCTTTATCATCTTTATCTTTTATATCCTTGGCATCTTTCTCTGGCTCCACATCCAAGTTGGGCATTTGTTTACTTATTGGCACTTGTGAACCGTTTTTGGCACGCGGAAATCTTGGTTTCTCTTcagctataataaaataattatctgtacttctcattaaaaaaaaatcatcaaacatCTCCAagttaaaaaaccggcaaagtgcgattcaggctcgcacaacgagggttccgtactacagtcgtattttttcaacattttgctagataattcaaacactatgacgttcaacgggaagtaccctgtaggtttctacaggacagaccgacagtcagacagacagacaacaaagtgatcctataagggttccgtttttccttttaggtatggaaccctaaaataaatccctaaataaataaataaataaataagtcccgcaaattactattgcgctggaaccatgtctcattaacatcgaaatgacgtcattttaacgtcagccgaaataaaaatataccatcagctcgaaacttcagtctagtgctgacgtcactaaaatggcgaccatgcgctttagcgatttgcgggacgtatacgaGGTGTTTTGGTTTTTTTGTTGAGAAGTATATTTTGACATTTGATTGATAGACAGAttataatctgtcgataagttagtTAGTTAATTTCGCCGTAAAAGATTGTCATCCTCGTATCTGTCTACCTTTTAAAGCTCAAAAAAAGGAAGTCTTCAGAAGGACATTTAATATCTGGATTGATAGTGAAGTTACAAAAAAACGTGATATTGCAACTTGTATCTTAATCCACAATGAATACATTACATCTAAAATTAACTAAGCTATTTAGAACAGCAGTCCTATAAAACCGCCTTAAGCTTTACTTAGCCTGAGCAACATATTATTACTAcaatagtagaaaggtgaaggaggaaccaggtgtaaaataaccggccaagtgcgagtcaggctcgcgcaatgagggttccgtactacagtcgtattttttcgacattttacacgataattcaaaaactattatgcataaaaataaataaaaatctgttttagaatgtacagatgaagacctttcatatagttatctcacttcgaaagttgaaaatactaattattagttcatgaacacaattaatttttttttgtgtgatctaaccctaaattcacggttttcagatttttccccaaatgtcagctataagatgtacctacctaccaaatttcattctaggtcaacgggaagtaccctgtaggtttcttgacagacagacagacaacaaagtgatcctataagggttccgtttttccttttgaggtacggaaccctaaagtagtggtagatgcatccgactattcaaaagtacttgtaaaagtttattcgaataaaaaagatttttttttttaacttacgcAAAGGTGGAGGTGCATTGATGTCTCCAGTGGACTGGAAAAATGAGTAGGGCCTGACGTGAATAAGATTTGAAGCATGCCTCCACACATCTTCCCTGTCATCTATTATGCATACCATGTTGTCACCGCAGGGGAAAAGTGCCCTGAAAAATATCATTTTGactgttatatttaattataagtaatcCTTTTTATATTCCTATCCTATCGCTCTTtggggaaggcctatgtccaacagtggacgtccacaggctgatgatgatgatgaatcctaTAATGTTAaatattggccccgattctctagtctctctcttaactaaatttagagtatctgcatccttttttttttactaatgctaaaaaaggaacggaacatgactttcacatttaaagattctaaattttagtgcacaatacaaatttaaacagtaggttcgcgagtgcgtgctaaaatcacgggtttaccatctaaaaattaaatttagaaatgtcaaactgcttctgtccttttcatattacaatagtaagaagagggtgcgaatacgcTAAAATTAGGtggtgcttagaatcggtgccaataacATGCTTAATGCAACcttatgctcctaaaaaaagcatattatacagtcgcagactatgtaaacgataaaaaaaagcttggatttgactcgctccagcaatgcacaggctgcaatggcttgtatagtacggtataacattgtaaattgaaaaattaaaaagagcaaccgcagagtttcttgctggttcttctcgataggaacggcattccgaaccagtggtaaattaaaactacctgactattcataagtacttgtaaaaagtttacatgaataaaaaaacgttctattctattctaatacgATAATTGACCATAAGAACACGTTTATTGAGCTAAGTAGCAAAACATGACAGTTCAACAATTATAGTTTTTTATCTACCCTCATCTTTTATTACAAAAAGGTAAGCAAATGATGTAGGTTTTTATACATGACaaatcctttttagggttccgtaacggAAGTGTTGtttgttatgtgcgttttaattagttgaatatcacttgctttgacggtgaaggaaaacatcgtgaggaaacggcatgcctgtgagttctctataatgttctcaaaggtgtgtgaagtctatcaatccgcacatggtcagcgtggtagacaatggctgaaacccttctcacttgagaggagacccgtgctttgtagtgagctgctgctgatcatgatgatgatatgacaATCACagcaacttctgcaagttttaaagttttattgctagtggactGTTGGCTGAACAGCATATTTTGTGTAtagtgaatttattttattattagactagcttacgctcgcgacttcgtccgcgtggactacacaaatttcaagcctctatttcaccctcttagaggttgaattttcaaaaatcctctctcaCCGtgtgcctacgtcacaatagctctctgcatgccaaatttcagcccaatccgtccagtagtttgagatgtgcgttgatagatcagtcagtcagtcaccttttccttttatatatttaaagactaaGCAGCTTTTGCTGATGCATCTATATCATAAGTGTtttgagttttccaaatgtttgtccaatctattcttgaactggttaacagagcTTGACATAACTACATCCTTGGGCAATTTACTTCATATGTAAACAACTCTGTTagggtcagaaagtgttttaatggatttgacgatgccagttgatattgtagcttcatattaTGTCCTCTTCTTAGTCTAAGATTGCTCTTTcacactggtcaagtgcggattggcatatcATTGTCATATAATATATCGATTTCTGCAAGTTTTCTAGCTAAAATTAAGCTACACAGTGCAAGTGACTTCCCACAGCTACCTTGTGCATGTTATATTGCCAGTGGACACtcaacactggccaagtgcattgtgctggtcTGGCACTACAAAAAGCAAccaaacaagaaaagaagaaaaaagtgCTCACTTCAAATTGGCAGATTTAGTCCTAGGGTCAAAACACTCATCCCTCGATAGTATCCTGTGTGAGAAATATTTTTTCTGAGGGTCCAATAGTTCAGCGATCGCATGCGCGTACTGCCTCGCACCAAACGTGCACACATGCAGCTCATAGTTCTTTGAGGCTGACTCCAGGAATTCCTCAGTTTTAGGTCGTAGCCTCGTGTGACACCATCTGCCTTGGTTGCCTGGACCTCTTAGGAAGAAGTGTAAGACACCCTGAAAGAGTAAAAATCCATATTGCATTCATCATcggtactgatattataaacgtgaaagtgtgtctgttgtctgtctgctagcttttcacgacccaaaagtttcaccgattttgatgaaatttggtacagagttagcttacatcccggggaaggacataggctactttttatcccggaaaattaaagagtttccacgggatttttaaaaacctaaaaccatgtgaacgaagtcgccggcatcatctagtatactataatatttaaaaattctgaATTTTTAAGGATCTCAAAGCATCTCTCTATAATTTAGCTACCACAGAGTATACCTTCAAGTTAGGAGGTATGTTATCATTGGTGGTGTGCACCAGGGTCTGGTCGAGGTCCACAAGCAGCACCAGCTTACGATCCTTCAGGAGGCGGTCGGCATCCTCTCTGCCTAGTTTCCGAGCCAACTCTTCAGAAACCTGCAATAATTATTCCAGATGGCAGACGAAAATACTGCATCAATtcttattacaatctcaaaatGTTGTGATTGGTCGAATTCATAGTATTTTAGTACAAAGCATTGTAGTCAATAATGAGCGAGggccaaccaatcagaggtgattttgatcgtgacattgtagacTGTAgttgtcattttaccgtaatcgagccCCAGATAATGGTATCGATTTGGATGCTGACTAAATTTTATGGTATTCAGTAttcacatctttttcttactaatgtagaaaaggacagacaaacccATTTTAGCTAACAAGGTTCACTAATAAAGTTgggaaaaaactaaaaactgatgtttctaaaaaagaactagtaggtacataggacaggtttttagttcatttttagtttggtcctataaagtaattataagaaacatcaatttttgaaaattgacaaCCAATATCAAACCTTAGGTGCTCATCTCCTGCATTGGTTATTAAATTTCAAGGCTAGCActaaaatgtataaatatttatctaCTAGATTTTGTTTAGTTATGTATTACctatttaaatgtacctatttgaaAGATTGACCCAATTTtgatgatacctacttattgggAAGGTATTTTccatagttattattttattcacctTATTTTGGGGGTTTGATGTAATAATGAATAAGGAATGTAAAATAGAATTATAAcgcaaataattataataattaataccttTAACTCAGGTACCGAGTGTACCATAGGCACGACCGCAACGTCGTGTTTTTGTATCTCGTCGGCGCGTAAATCGGCACCGCATTCTGCGCACATTTCTTTCATCACCGTCGGGTGGCGACATTCTTCTAGGTCTGCTATACAGCTTCTAGAAGCATTGTATCATGCATCATGTATGAAtctattctttataaaaagtaaacaaTAAACATTGCTAAAACTTTATATTCGCGCCCAAACATTTTGACTTACACATTGAAGTTTGTTTTGACTTTATACAAATTTCAActactaaaaaaatatctaaatattttataaaaactaaaaacaataatttattaattcaaTTATGTGTTTAATTAACTAGTGACACTATAAAAGTATCTAAATACAATATGACGTCACTTACCCAGGATCTGCAATGTCGCCTTCCCTCACCTTGATGGACACAATAGTGCCAGCGCGTGTTActttatatttctttatttcaccACTATCACCCGACGAATCgctgtacaaaaataaaatttgaccaTGCGACACAAAAGCACCTTCCTTAACTTTCCATTTCACAAGTTTTAAAGGCTTTTCCGATGGAACAGAAATAGGCATACTTTTATCGGCCATCTTGAACGGAAATTGCGCGCTTCAACTAATAGCAGTACTCCCATTGGTCCACGAGAAACAATTTTGGCGGCAAGGTAATTTCTACCAATAACATTACAGTATTTTATCGATCGAGTTTTCATATCATAGACACCTAGAGTTAAGTACGCAGATTAGCAAACAAGCTATGCATGTCGCACACaggttataaaatatattaattatttccaatcagtagaaacgggtaacattggtataatattGAGGGCAGCGAGCATGCAGTGATtatttgattaatatttattttgtgctaagataatatacctagtaccttAATAAGATAGGTGCCCTCAAaagtttttaaacaaaatattacaaaattaataccCTTATTTTGTACAGAATCTGACTTTTTATGCTATGACAATATTACACCATAATTTAGAGTAACTTTGTGAATGGAACATTTTTGTGAAtatattaggtacaataaaactttaaacTTAAATAGCATGCgtcccacgagaaaattttgacTACCTACGCGTTTACTCGTCTTATCTTTATGAATACCTAACACGAGAAAATGCGTAACTACCTAAGCAAAATTTTTCGTAGgtcgcatgttaggccctcagatgaggctattaatcgcggtgaaatgtctcgtaaatttttttgactccatggccccagggtctccacggcaaacggaacaaaaatgtaactctcgatatgAGAGGcttacttgcgccgcttgccgttttcagctattTCTGCTgtggctcccggtcttgatactgtctccctgatatgacacagggccaatgtgtcaacacAAGTTGCgtccgtccccgttcccagggaaccagcgtcaatccatcaggtctcttgccatcgtcCCGATTTATAacccctgccggctcaatgagcgaaggaatgtctatggtggcaagagcccttttgatCGTATCGTATAGAGATCCATGCCTAAACAGCTTACCAGAGCtgctttggcaagagagtccgtggattccaaatttgtcaacctcttttccacaccgACATCTGTGTGTGTGGCACATGGCACAGTCACGGTAATGCTAAATTACcgtggcacagtggtgttcccaatatgagacctagagccacacgaaaattttcgttatctaaaagtgtgccaaGTGTGACAAGGCATGAAGCCATTACCCAGAATCCATTTCAGATTACCCACATTACTtactgccgcgtacctactgcacatcgacctttaaaaggagatagcagatttgtagagcattgtctttatcgttgagaccaacaaaacgtcacataggtatgagtgacagagataacgctctacaaagccgaaatgttattcaaATGGCAGATgtagccgatgtacattactttcagccgcgtccTGTACATATTCTTATACATTTATCTTCGCCGTTAGCACTGCGCGATTATTCGCTGTGGCGATTGTCCCGTGGCCTGGCGGTTAAATTTGGATATAAAAAACACAGATTGAggttaatatatttaatattaaaacatattcctaaagtataataaaacaccggtcaagtgagagtcggacTCACTCACGAagggtaccatcgtacaagaaataacactacatattttttacattttcatggcagcataatattttttattattatttgttgataaacaattaattgtttattgttgaTAAGTACGGtgttgtaatattatgttaactaaGTGGGTATGCTACAAAactatcaatatacttataataaaactgtaacaggtcaaattctgtacattgaagatattttgaaatttttttttcgagggcactctataatcgatactgaacacaaaactgtaatttttttcatttttgtctgtctgtctgtctgtatcacggccgcgcatcacgctgaaactactgaatggattccaatgaaacttggtacgatttgaggtcatactatgaggaagaatataggatactttttatcccgaaattcagcatggttcccgtaggagaggggatgaaagttaaaatgtatactgagttgtaattcattaacgcgtagtccgatttcattcattctttttttgttagaaaggggatattttaaaaattgttccgtaaatatttcaaggtaatcggtttttaaccgactgtcaaaaatgaggtggttcttttttctacatcgattttttcgaggtttctggacagatttgcaattttttttttaaatcaacaaaaaaagttttcgtggtggtcacataaaaaattctggattcaactccttaatcctgatgctgcagggttactgcccgcctgagttatcaagattcaggaagtgttcatagtgaattcatattgtagggaccaagcaacgactttattctcagacttcaagactcaactcctcaaccctgatgatgtagggtacagcactcctaaactataatgtttcaggaactgcggatgatgcaaaattattttaggtaccaagcataggctacattattgaacttcggatcctaactcctcaatcctgatgctgcaaagtactgaagtcctaaatcgtggggattttagaatttctgatagtgaattgatatttttaaaaaaatttaataatttgaatcgactgttaggcggaacgaagttcgcagggtcagctagtttataaagtGTCAGTTCCCATCAAGTGCTCGTTTGATTCACAACATACGGTTTAAGAGCTACAGTCAgctgccagacagacagacggacggacttaTCCTTTCgagtaaggaaccctaaaaacaattacTTATGGAATTTGGTAAGTTATAAGGTAATAATTATTTGGTAAGGTATAGTTGGCAAGTTTCTATAAGGAATTCTATTTTGcccaataggctagttgacactttttttaagtaggtctaaaatggttaatatttgtcctattagatcaaaaaaattaacactatatttttttgcgccctaaaaaccgtaaaactttaatttaaaaatatatttttcttagacaggtgaaaacactgtcggccatgtttggccgatagattatctgtgctctgacgtcatgcatttgtaaacaacagcataacctcccaaagtttaataaacatgacttctatactagtttacatgaaaaatatagtaattatcgttattgtatcatccgaaaatgtaaaaacgcatcgataaagaccacaggaaagttgtggattagagtgcccagtgaaataaatatacgtaacacgcgaagacttgcttaaagggatcctatatgactaacgactgcaacccaaatttatttttgcaaagatcactttgttgtaagtctaacttaataacttattcaatttataaagagaaaacgataattttttacgtttactatgagtttttagaaatatataaaaacaagcttatgctcgtgacttcgcctgcgtggacttcataaatttcaaacccccatttaacccactcaggggtggaatttcaaaaaatcctttcctagtggataccttctctttacctacaaagaacacacccaccaaatttcatgtatctaggaccagctgtttagatgtttaggctgtgctttgatataataagtagataatttaaagtcctgacaaacttttacagactttaaattttatatatatggatactacgttagtccacgcgtgacatagggatgacatttctttgtttacatatttacatcatggctgacagcgttttctgcgtttcaaataaaaataaaaattgtatttttttaaattggatttatatatccatcctgcgtttttaataattgttattgatatatttcgttgtcttaagcaaaatactataataaataatcatttattggacgaaattagatatgagtcaagtagcgaATTACTTATCTTATTCCCTAAGACTTATGTTTTTCAAGATGACATTTCTGAAATTCCTTTCTCAGTGCATGTGCATCACTAATGGTATTCAAGGAGTAGGTACCTGACTATTGCGATCCTTTCAAAAGGTGGTTCCCGTTGAGTCTCACTCCCGTGAGTCACACCTCAACTCGACTCAAGAGGAATCCCTCCTCCTCCTCAAGAGGAATTTTattttcccgttgagtcacacctacatattgCGTGTGTAACAAGTGTGACTGAACGtgaaaaatattgtaggtagtGGTTTTgtaagtcggttttttaatatattattttgtattttaagctttttagtatAAGTAGTCAgcttggtacctaaatatcaattcaccggcaaaactttccaaatccacacggcttaaaagttcagtaccttgcagcatcaggattgaagagttgaaCTCTTGGATTCCAAGTCGCAACTCttagagttgggacttggaatcc
Above is a window of Maniola hyperantus chromosome 20, iAphHyp1.2, whole genome shotgun sequence DNA encoding:
- the Fcp1 gene encoding RNA polymerase II subunit A C-terminal domain phosphatase isoform X1, with amino-acid sequence MADKSMPISVPSEKPLKLVKWKVKEGAFVSHGQILFLYSDSSGDSGEIKKYKVTRAGTIVSIKVREGDIADPGSCIADLEECRHPTVMKEMCAECGADLRADEIQKHDVAVVPMVHSVPELKVSEELARKLGREDADRLLKDRKLVLLVDLDQTLVHTTNDNIPPNLKGVLHFFLRGPGNQGRWCHTRLRPKTEEFLESASKNYELHVCTFGARQYAHAIAELLDPQKKYFSHRILSRDECFDPRTKSANLKALFPCGDNMVCIIDDREDVWRHASNLIHVRPYSFFQSTGDINAPPPLPEEKPRFPRAKNGSQVPISKQMPNLDVEPEKDAKDIKDKDDKDKPIEGSNGIVLSEKLGSESDKPEVLDDKSESEQVDKLLEPPPCVWIETADGQIEVDDADDYLIYLEDILKRIHKQFYDIYDGMGQHQIPDLKFIIPEVKSKVLAGSSLVFSGLVPTHQRLETSRAYQVAKSLGAEVTQDYTEKTTHLVAVRSGTAKVNASKKMGEGKSNKLHVVTPEWLWTCAERWERVDERLYPLQRGGQSSARRPPAHCSSPPLPAPRRRTPSGRFMDSLNPLLSFSSDDIADMDREVEDIFNESDESSSDDEKKPTDDLDDEENISEDRLLALETSYSSQDRLKENEEDNDDSSNSDTEDGQRPRKRPRPATPPSDDDVPPDDDDSSWNLMGAALEREFLAQD
- the Fcp1 gene encoding RNA polymerase II subunit A C-terminal domain phosphatase isoform X2; amino-acid sequence: MADKSMPISVPSEKPLKLVKWKVKEGAFVSHGQILFLYSDSSGDSGEIKKYKVTRAGTIVSIKVREGDIADPGSCIADLEECRHPTVMKEMCAECGADLRADEIQKHDVAVVPMVHSVPELKVSEELARKLGREDADRLLKDRKLVLLVDLDQTLVHTTNDNIPPNLKGVLHFFLRGPGNQGRWCHTRLRPKTEEFLESASKNYELHVCTFGARQYAHAIAELLDPQKKYFSHRILSRDECFDPRTKSANLKALFPCGDNMVCIIDDREDVWRHASNLIHVRPYSFFQSTGDINAPPPLPEEKPRFPRAKNGSQVPISKQMPNLDVEPEKDAKDIKDKDDKDKPIEGSNGIVLSEKLGSESDKPEVLDDKSESEQVDKLLEPPPCVWIETADGQIEVDDADDYLIYLEDILKRIHKQFYDIYDGMGQHQIPDLKFIIPEVKSKVLAGSSLVFSGLVPTHQRLETSRAYQVAKSLGAEVTQDYTEKTTHLVAVRSGTAKVNASKKMGEGKSNKLHVVTPEWLWTCAERWERVDERLYPLQRGGQSSARRPPAHCSSPPLPAPRRRTPSGRFMDSLNPLLSFSSDDIADMDREVEDIFNESDESSSDDEKKPTDDLDDEENISEDRLLALETSYSSQDRLKENEEDNDDSSNSDTDGQRPRKRPRPATPPSDDDVPPDDDDSSWNLMGAALEREFLAQD
- the Fcp1 gene encoding RNA polymerase II subunit A C-terminal domain phosphatase isoform X3; its protein translation is MADKSMPISVPSEKPLKLVKWKVKEGAFVSHGQILFLYSDSSGDSGEIKKYKVTRAGTIVSIKVREGDIADPGSCIADLEECRHPTVMKEMCAECGADLRADEIQKHDVAVVPMVHSVPELKVSEELARKLGREDADRLLKDRKLVLLVDLDQTLVHTTNDNIPPNLKGVLHFFLRGPGNQGRWCHTRLRPKTEEFLESASKNYELHVCTFGARQYAHAIAELLDPQKKYFSHRILSRDECFDPRTKSANLKALFPCGDNMVCIIDDREDVWRHASNLIHVRPYSFFQSTGDINAPPPLPEEKPRFPRAKNGSQVPISKQMPNLDVEPEKDAKDIKDKDDKDKPIEGSNGIVLSEKLGSESDKPEVLDDKSESEQVDKLLEPPPCVWIETADGQIEVDDADDYLIYLEDILKRIHKQFYDIYDGMGQHQIPDLKFIIPEVKSKVLAGSSLVFSGLVPTHQRLETSRAYQVAKSLGAEVTQDYTEKTTHLVAVRSGTAKVNASKKMGEGKSNKLHVVTPEWLWTCAERWERVDERLYPLQRGGQRASAARALQQPAAAGAAPPHALRPLHGLPQPAAVLLQRRHR